Genomic DNA from Chloroflexota bacterium:
AGCCAGCGAGAAAGATCACGATCGCACCGATTAACAGAGAGAAGACGGCTGCAAACGCTGAGAAGAGTATCTGGTTAAACCTTCCGTTACCGACCAACCATTTTCCAAAGGCAGATTTCAACCTATTCACCTCTGTTTTGCCAGGAGACCATACCCGTTTCTTCCACAGCCACGGGCTCCGTTCGTCCGATCTCAGCTGCCTTCTTGCCCATCATCAGTAAGCCTATCTCTTCTCGGGCAAATTCTCGAGTCTTTCTGACATCCATGATCTTACCCTCATAGATGACAGCGATACGGTCGCTTAGGGCGATGATCTCATCCAAATCTGTGGAGATCAACAGTACCACCCTGCCCTGGTCTCTGACCTCCACCAGTTTTTGATGGACGTATTCGGTGGCTCCGATGTCCAGCCCTCTTGTTGGCTGAACAGCGATAACTACTTCTGGGTCCTTACCGAATTCCCTGGCCACGACCAATTTCTGCTGATTACCTCCCGACAAGTACTTGGCTTGAACCTGCTCGCTAGGGGTTCTTATATCGAATGCAGCGATAAGCCTTTGGGCATAAGAGCGAATGGCTTCGTGGTCCAGGATAAAGCCCTTAGCGAAGGGTAGTCTGTAGTGCACGCCAAGGATGAGGTTATATTGCACAGTGAAATCGGGGATTAGACCACGGGCCTGTCTGTCCTCAGGTATATGGGCCACGCCGGCGGCATTGATTTCCCTCGGACTCCTATTACAGAGGTCTCTTTCACAAAACAGTATGCAGCCTCGGCTAGCCCGCCGCAGCCCTCGCAAGGCCTCGCACAACTCAGATTGCCCATTGCCCTCAACACCGGCGATCCCCAGGATTTCCCCGCGGCAGAGCGACAGGTTGACCCCATTCACGGCCGGTAGATGCCGAGCATCGTAAACCACTAAATTCTCTATCCTAAGAGCCTCCACCGGCTGCTGAGCCTCCCGTTTAGGCACCTCGAAAAGGATATCTCTTCCGACCATCATCCTGGCCAGCTCCCGAGGCGTCGTTTTGCTCTTCTCGACGGTGCCAATAACCTTTCCCCTGCGCAACACGGTTATGCGATCACTGATGGCCATAACCTCTTTTAGCTTGTGGGTGATAAAGATGATTGTTTTACCCTCTGCTTTGAATTGTCTTAAGACATTAAAAAGGTTATCTATCTCTTGGGGTGTCAGAACGGCCGTAGGCTCATCCAGGATGAGCGTTTCGGCTCCCCGGTATAGGGCTTTTAGTATCTCTACCCTTTGCCTTAGTCCAACAGAGAGGCTGGCGACCTTCGCCTTTGGATCAATCCTGAGCCCGTACTGCTTGGAGACCTTCTCGGTGTACTCAACGGCCTTGTCGAAATCAAAAAGGAGTTTATCTGTAAGATCCGTTCCCAGGACAAGGTTCTCTGCCACCGTAAAAGGAGCAACCAACATAAAATGTTGATGGACCATACCGATCTTCAGCCTGATGGCGTCACTGGCATCTCTTATTTCAGACCTGATCCCATTCACGACGATATCGCCACTATCCTTATGATAGAGGCCATAGAGAATGTTCATCAAGGTAGTCTTTCCGGCCCCATTCTCTCCCAGAAGGGCGTGAATCTCCCCTTTGCGCACGGCCAAATCTATGTGATCGTTGGCCACGACGGGACCAAACCTCTTGGTGATGCCTCGCATCTCTATGACATTCATCGATCCATTCTCCTTAAATGATGGTAAGGGGTCCGGATAAGGCAACGATGGCCGGGCCTTGCTTACTAGTCATCGTGACCCTCAGCCAGTAATCCTCACTACTCCTCACCGCTGAGGCTTTCAGCGGCTTCCCTCTCAGCGCGGTCAAAAACCTCCGAATGGACGAATCCTCTGGGCCAAGCCAGCTCCTGGTCGGGCAATTGGGCCAGTCCGGCTCTTACAATCTTGGTCAGCTCCGCAACACGTTTCCCTAGGCACCTCACCGCGTTCAGCCCAATCTCATCTTGCAGAACAGCTTGCTTCTCCCCGGGCTGGTCGGAATGAACAGGGTAGGGGAAACCCTGAGTAGCCATAGCACCCCAATGTCCACCGATGCTGGTAGCTGGACGAGCTGGCCCTACCCCACAGACGATCATGTCGTGGATGTAGAACCAGCGGTGGATGCTATCAATCGTTGCCTCTTGACCCCCATTTCGTTCTGCCGCGATGGCGATGGCCCCACCAACTTTGTTACGGAGATGAAAGCCCATCTCGATGGCCATAGATTTATCCAAGACTGTCTTCAGCTGAGCCGGCACCCCTCCCCAATAAGAGGGGGCTCCGATAATGATCCCATCAGCCCGCATCATCGCCTTAAGGATCTTATTGATGTCATCCCTATCTTCACGATAACACATACACGGACGCTCTAACGATGGCTTGCGCCAGCAGGGATAGGTGGCCCGACATCCGCCCTCGATCTTCATCTCTGCCAGAGCTAAAAATTCGGACTCAACACCTGGAATCTCCTCAGCGGCCTTGAGCGCCTCTTTAACCAGTATTTCCGTATTCCCACCTCGTCTAGGACTTCCACATATACCCAGGATTTTAACCTTTGCCATACTGCTCCTCCCACTCATACTTATTCCAATCTATGGACTGAATCAACCAGGTTCCGGGTGACCTCCTTCACAAACGAGGAGAGTAATCTTACTGTGTTTTCTACATCGTCCCACTTGACCAACTCGTTAGCCGAGTGATTGTATCTGGCCGGTATGAGGACCGGGCAGGTGAGTACTCCCTCTCGCGAGGTGTGGATCACACTGCCATCGGCGATCGCCCCCGGCTTAATTTGGAGCTGATAGGGGATGCCCTCCTTCTGAGCGATGCTTACCAGGGCCCTACTAATGAGCCTGCTGGAGAACAAGCCAATTTGGGCCCCGAAACCAACACGACTGCCATATTCCTCCATCAAGCGAACTACAGGGCCCTTACCGAGTTCTATTTGGGGCCCAGCATCATCAGGGAAGTTTCCGGTAATGTCGATATGGATAGCCACGTCCGGATCCACCGCATAGGCAGCCGTCCTGGCTCCCCGCAGTCCTACCTCATGCTGGGCAAGTCCTACTCCTACAACTGTGACCTCGTGTTTCTCGTGGGCCAGCCATTTCATAACCTCAATTAGGACGGTCAGCCCAATACGATCATCTACAGACTTGGTGGCGATGATCCCGTTCCTCAGTTCCATGAAATGGGGAACGAAGGTGACCATATCGCCAAGACATACCCCTTGCTGCTCTGTCTCTTCCTTATTAAAGGAACCGATATCGATGAACAGCTTATGAAAAGGAGTGACCCGTCTCTTTTCTTCCTCTGTCCAGGCGTGGGTGGACGGTAAGCCGATCACGCCGGGTACTGCTCCCTGCGCTGTCTTTATGATCACCGACTGGGTGGGCAGGACCCGGTCATCGATCCAACCCACCTTCTCAAATCGGATAATTCCGTTTCGTTCGATGGAGGAGACCATCAATCCGATCTCATCCATATGGGCGGTCAACATCAGCACAGGGCCGGCTGTACCATGCCCTTTCTTAGAGGCGATGAGATTGCCCAATCTATCGACAGACAGATCATCGACGAAAGGGGTAATCTCCTCTTTGATTATGGTTCGCAGTTCACCCTCATCACTGGATGCCCCCGAGGCGGACACAAGCCTTTTGAATAGTTCCTTCATTAAGTACAACCTCCTTGACCTGACGGTAGGCGCTTAGATGAAATGCTACAACTCGCTATCCTTGTATACTTAACTTTGAGAAGAGAGGAACAGCTGGAAGCGACGTCTACGTCCAATAGGGTTCTCTCCACAGCTCTAACCATTGCCCAATGTCCATTTCTTTAGCCTGTTTATAAACCCTATAGGCATTTATAAGGTCCTCAACCCCCAGTCCCAAAGGGCTAAGGAATATCTTTTCTCTGTTGTTCTCCCAACCAGGCTTTTTTCTGTTCACGATCTCGCCTACGGTGGCATAGATATCCTCTTTCCTTATTAAGCCCTGGCGGTACATCTCTCCCATAACCACTGGGATGGTAAACTGCCGTGGGCCATCGATGACGATCTTATCCGAGCGCAGGATAACCTCAAATTTGGGATCGTTATCCGATATATTGGAATAGAGCGACCCATCCTTAATCCAATCAGCCTCCACGTACCTTTGATCAAGGGAAACGGTCGTTGCTCCCACTACGACATCCGAGCCCTCCACCGCCTCCTTAGTGCTGTTCACCGCCCTGATGTTGAGCCCCAGTTTAGTCCCCATGTCCGCCGCATACCCCTTGGACCTTTCCTGATTGAGGTCGAAAACCTTCACTTCTTTTATGTTCTTTAACACCTCATTAAGGGCCATAAGTTGCGTCCGGGAGATGACCCCAGCGCCTAACAGTCCGATTACTTCCGAATCCGGGC
This window encodes:
- a CDS encoding flavodoxin family protein, coding for MAKVKILGICGSPRRGGNTEILVKEALKAAEEIPGVESEFLALAEMKIEGGCRATYPCWRKPSLERPCMCYREDRDDINKILKAMMRADGIIIGAPSYWGGVPAQLKTVLDKSMAIEMGFHLRNKVGGAIAIAAERNGGQEATIDSIHRWFYIHDMIVCGVGPARPATSIGGHWGAMATQGFPYPVHSDQPGEKQAVLQDEIGLNAVRCLGKRVAELTKIVRAGLAQLPDQELAWPRGFVHSEVFDRAEREAAESLSGEE
- a CDS encoding ABC transporter ATP-binding protein, giving the protein MNVIEMRGITKRFGPVVANDHIDLAVRKGEIHALLGENGAGKTTLMNILYGLYHKDSGDIVVNGIRSEIRDASDAIRLKIGMVHQHFMLVAPFTVAENLVLGTDLTDKLLFDFDKAVEYTEKVSKQYGLRIDPKAKVASLSVGLRQRVEILKALYRGAETLILDEPTAVLTPQEIDNLFNVLRQFKAEGKTIIFITHKLKEVMAISDRITVLRRGKVIGTVEKSKTTPRELARMMVGRDILFEVPKREAQQPVEALRIENLVVYDARHLPAVNGVNLSLCRGEILGIAGVEGNGQSELCEALRGLRRASRGCILFCERDLCNRSPREINAAGVAHIPEDRQARGLIPDFTVQYNLILGVHYRLPFAKGFILDHEAIRSYAQRLIAAFDIRTPSEQVQAKYLSGGNQQKLVVAREFGKDPEVVIAVQPTRGLDIGATEYVHQKLVEVRDQGRVVLLISTDLDEIIALSDRIAVIYEGKIMDVRKTREFAREEIGLLMMGKKAAEIGRTEPVAVEETGMVSWQNRGE
- a CDS encoding ornithine cyclodeaminase family protein, producing MRAVKFLYLKQEDVIAAGGLDMARTIEGVEKVFSMLDKGECIEPDPPMIMFGGQAGRRITMHPAYIGGDVDVAGLKWTPSNPDNPIKLKLPRATGIVILTDPSTGHPLSIMDGMILSAMRTGAVTGVGAKYLARPDSEVIGLLGAGVISRTQLMALNEVLKNIKEVKVFDLNQERSKGYAADMGTKLGLNIRAVNSTKEAVEGSDVVVGATTVSLDQRYVEADWIKDGSLYSNISDNDPKFEVILRSDKIVIDGPRQFTIPVVMGEMYRQGLIRKEDIYATVGEIVNRKKPGWENNREKIFLSPLGLGVEDLINAYRVYKQAKEMDIGQWLELWREPYWT
- a CDS encoding M20/M25/M40 family metallo-hydrolase, with amino-acid sequence MKELFKRLVSASGASSDEGELRTIIKEEITPFVDDLSVDRLGNLIASKKGHGTAGPVLMLTAHMDEIGLMVSSIERNGIIRFEKVGWIDDRVLPTQSVIIKTAQGAVPGVIGLPSTHAWTEEEKRRVTPFHKLFIDIGSFNKEETEQQGVCLGDMVTFVPHFMELRNGIIATKSVDDRIGLTVLIEVMKWLAHEKHEVTVVGVGLAQHEVGLRGARTAAYAVDPDVAIHIDITGNFPDDAGPQIELGKGPVVRLMEEYGSRVGFGAQIGLFSSRLISRALVSIAQKEGIPYQLQIKPGAIADGSVIHTSREGVLTCPVLIPARYNHSANELVKWDDVENTVRLLSSFVKEVTRNLVDSVHRLE